One genomic segment of Musa acuminata AAA Group cultivar baxijiao chromosome BXJ3-3, Cavendish_Baxijiao_AAA, whole genome shotgun sequence includes these proteins:
- the LOC103978374 gene encoding plant cysteine oxidase 4 isoform X1, translated as MPAIRRLYDVCKISFSDNGPLSAEALEHVRSVLDDIKPSDVGLEDEARIARGWNVSTHGSNGRKGRNGNNQYLPPIKYLHIHECESFSIGIFCMPPSSVIPLHNHPGMTVLSKLLYGTMLVKSYDWVDTVEPIDPSKARPARLVRDAQMSAPCGTTILHPTSGGNIHSFKAITPCALFDVLSPPYSSKDGRDCSYFKMSSKKDFSGVLPSAIRSSEVAWLEECQPPESFIIRRGPYRGQIVDTR; from the exons ATGCCTGCAATCAGAAGGTTATATGATGTCTGTAAAATATCATTCTCTGATAATGGACCTCTATCTGCTGAAGCCCTTGAACATGTTCGGTCTGTTTTAG ATGATATCAAACCTTCTGATGTGGGACTTGAAGATGAGGCTCGAATAGCACGAGGGTGGAATGTTTCCACGCATGGTTCAAATGGAAGAAAAGGGCGTAATGGAAATAATCAGTACCTGCCTCCTATCAAGTATCTGCATATACATGAGTGTGAAAGCTTTTCT ATTGGGATATTTTGCATGCCACCTTCATCTGTTATTCCACTTCATAACCATCCAGGAATGACTGTTCTTAGCAAACTTCTATATGGGACAATGCTTGTCAAATCATATGACTGGGTAGATACAGTAGAACCCATTGATCCATCCAAAG CTCGACCAGCAAGGCTTGTTAGAGATGCTCAAATGTCAGCCCCCTGTGGGACGACGATCCTTCATCCAACGAGTGGCGGAAACATTCATTCGTTCAAAGCAATTACTCCTTGTGCTCTCTTCGATGTTCTATCACCCCCATACTCGTCAAAAGATGGACGGGACTGCTCCTACTTCAAGATGTCTTCAAAAAAAGATTTTTCCG GTGTTTTGCCTAGCGCAATAAGGTCTTCAGAAGTGGCTTGGTTGGAAGAGTGCCAACCACCCGAGAGCTTTATCATCAGAAGAGGGCCATACAGGGGCCAGATTGTTGATACTAGATGA
- the LOC103978374 gene encoding plant cysteine oxidase 4 isoform X2 translates to MDLRDMLAFVYAFVCMLDDIKPSDVGLEDEARIARGWNVSTHGSNGRKGRNGNNQYLPPIKYLHIHECESFSIGIFCMPPSSVIPLHNHPGMTVLSKLLYGTMLVKSYDWVDTVEPIDPSKARPARLVRDAQMSAPCGTTILHPTSGGNIHSFKAITPCALFDVLSPPYSSKDGRDCSYFKMSSKKDFSGVLPSAIRSSEVAWLEECQPPESFIIRRGPYRGQIVDTR, encoded by the exons ATGGATCTGAGAGACATGCTTGCTTTTGTATATGCTTTTGTTTGTATGTTAG ATGATATCAAACCTTCTGATGTGGGACTTGAAGATGAGGCTCGAATAGCACGAGGGTGGAATGTTTCCACGCATGGTTCAAATGGAAGAAAAGGGCGTAATGGAAATAATCAGTACCTGCCTCCTATCAAGTATCTGCATATACATGAGTGTGAAAGCTTTTCT ATTGGGATATTTTGCATGCCACCTTCATCTGTTATTCCACTTCATAACCATCCAGGAATGACTGTTCTTAGCAAACTTCTATATGGGACAATGCTTGTCAAATCATATGACTGGGTAGATACAGTAGAACCCATTGATCCATCCAAAG CTCGACCAGCAAGGCTTGTTAGAGATGCTCAAATGTCAGCCCCCTGTGGGACGACGATCCTTCATCCAACGAGTGGCGGAAACATTCATTCGTTCAAAGCAATTACTCCTTGTGCTCTCTTCGATGTTCTATCACCCCCATACTCGTCAAAAGATGGACGGGACTGCTCCTACTTCAAGATGTCTTCAAAAAAAGATTTTTCCG GTGTTTTGCCTAGCGCAATAAGGTCTTCAGAAGTGGCTTGGTTGGAAGAGTGCCAACCACCCGAGAGCTTTATCATCAGAAGAGGGCCATACAGGGGCCAGATTGTTGATACTAGATGA
- the LOC103978374 gene encoding plant cysteine oxidase 4 isoform X3: MKCRAVVKPWHVDDIKPSDVGLEDEARIARGWNVSTHGSNGRKGRNGNNQYLPPIKYLHIHECESFSIGIFCMPPSSVIPLHNHPGMTVLSKLLYGTMLVKSYDWVDTVEPIDPSKARPARLVRDAQMSAPCGTTILHPTSGGNIHSFKAITPCALFDVLSPPYSSKDGRDCSYFKMSSKKDFSGVLPSAIRSSEVAWLEECQPPESFIIRRGPYRGQIVDTR, translated from the exons ATGATATCAAACCTTCTGATGTGGGACTTGAAGATGAGGCTCGAATAGCACGAGGGTGGAATGTTTCCACGCATGGTTCAAATGGAAGAAAAGGGCGTAATGGAAATAATCAGTACCTGCCTCCTATCAAGTATCTGCATATACATGAGTGTGAAAGCTTTTCT ATTGGGATATTTTGCATGCCACCTTCATCTGTTATTCCACTTCATAACCATCCAGGAATGACTGTTCTTAGCAAACTTCTATATGGGACAATGCTTGTCAAATCATATGACTGGGTAGATACAGTAGAACCCATTGATCCATCCAAAG CTCGACCAGCAAGGCTTGTTAGAGATGCTCAAATGTCAGCCCCCTGTGGGACGACGATCCTTCATCCAACGAGTGGCGGAAACATTCATTCGTTCAAAGCAATTACTCCTTGTGCTCTCTTCGATGTTCTATCACCCCCATACTCGTCAAAAGATGGACGGGACTGCTCCTACTTCAAGATGTCTTCAAAAAAAGATTTTTCCG GTGTTTTGCCTAGCGCAATAAGGTCTTCAGAAGTGGCTTGGTTGGAAGAGTGCCAACCACCCGAGAGCTTTATCATCAGAAGAGGGCCATACAGGGGCCAGATTGTTGATACTAGATGA
- the LOC135632505 gene encoding dof zinc finger protein 5-like produces the protein MAEDEEAASFKLFGAVILKGERQTKEEEETGARTAPASGGAVEAAEAVARGAASLPCPRCKSRETKFCYFNNYNVNQPRHFCKACHRYWTAGGALRNVPVGAGRRRGRPAHRGGGGVVPAACVLDYPSPGYLGGAAAERWLLKPEAPAGADRRLDGGIR, from the coding sequence atgGCAGAGGATGAGGAAGCAGCAAGTTTCAAACTTTTCGGAGCAGTGATCCTAAAGGGGGAGAGACAAaccaaggaagaagaggagacgggCGCTCGGACGGCGCCAGCGTCGGGTGGGGCGGTCGAGGCGGCGGAGGCGGTGGCGAGGGGAGCGGCATCGCTGCCGTGCCCAAGGTGCAAGAGCAGGGagaccaagttctgctacttcaACAATTATAACGTCAACCAGCCGCGGCACTTCTGCAAGGCCTGCCACCGCTACTGGACCGCCGGCGGCGCCCTCCGCAACGTCCCCGTCGGCGCTGGTCGCCGCAGGGGCCGCCCCGCCCACCGCGGCGGAGGCGGCGTCGTCCCGGCTGCATGCGTCCTAGACTACCCGTCGCCGGGGTACCTGGGCGGGGCGGCGGCGGAGCGGTGGCTCCTGAAGCCGGAGGCGCCGGCGGGGGCTGACCGCAGGCTCGACGGTGGGATTCGTTGA
- the LOC103978376 gene encoding heavy metal-associated isoprenylated plant protein 28 has protein sequence MTIVEMCVHMDCAGCESKIRKALQKLEGVDNVEIDMGSQKVTVTGYVDQKKVLKAVRRTGRRAVLWPYQYSAEQHHTFNHQYHQHHPALAQAGVSGPSSSYNYYKHGYDDSRIHGYYQQPAMTGNRTGDIFSDENPNACSVM, from the exons ATGACG ATTGTGGAGATGTGCGTGCATATGGATTGCGCAGGTTGTGAAAGCAAGATAAGGAAAGCCCTGCAGAAGTTAGAAG GAGTTGACAATGTGGAGATCGATATGGGAAGTCAGAAGGTGACGGTGACGGGATATGTTGaccagaagaaggtgctcaaggcgGTGAGGAGGACGGGGAGGAGGGCGGTGCTGTGGCCTTACCAGTACAGCGCCGAGCAACACCACACCTTCAACCACCAGTACCACCAGCACCACCCGGCACTGGCTCAGGCCGGCGTCAGTGGCCCGTCTTCTTCCTATAACTACTACAAGCATGGCTACGACGACTCTCGCATACATGGATACTACCAGCAGCCTGCCATGACTGGGAACAGGACTGGAGATATCTTCAGTGATGAGAATCCAAATGCTTGTTCTGTCATGTGA